The Micromonospora sp. NBC_00421 genome contains a region encoding:
- a CDS encoding STAS domain-containing protein — MTFTVTHTERDGGGACLRLVGELDLGAAGALNAEIDRLAAAGERHLLLDLTELTFCDSTGIAAFVRGDNLAAAGGGWLRLFGATGRVDRVLQITGLAEVLRYQPDTVDPRSQAAR; from the coding sequence TTGACCTTCACCGTCACGCACACCGAGCGCGACGGTGGTGGCGCGTGCCTGCGGCTCGTCGGCGAGCTGGATCTCGGTGCGGCCGGAGCGCTCAACGCCGAGATCGACCGGCTCGCCGCCGCAGGTGAGCGACACCTGCTGCTCGACCTCACCGAGTTGACCTTCTGCGACTCCACAGGCATCGCGGCCTTCGTCCGTGGTGACAACCTGGCCGCCGCCGGGGGCGGGTGGCTGCGACTGTTCGGGGCGACCGGCCGGGTGGACCGCGTCCTGCAGATCACCGGTCTGGCCGAGGTGCTGCGCTACCAGCCGGACACCGTCGACCCGCGGTCGCAGGCCGCCCGGTGA
- a CDS encoding OsmC family protein, which produces MPDPSSWLHEASATAAGGHVRTDDGGLSTALASPLAPHCTGLTPEQLLAAAFASCLHHAAVEAAGEITDEAHTVQVTAEARLGRDDDGRYRADVHASISSVGLSRDQLAELVAYADRLWPFSSDDNSRHRLTVSAAENGRH; this is translated from the coding sequence ATGCCGGATCCGAGTTCCTGGCTGCACGAGGCCAGCGCGACCGCCGCGGGCGGACACGTACGCACCGACGACGGGGGGCTGTCCACCGCGCTGGCGTCGCCGCTCGCGCCGCACTGCACCGGGCTGACCCCGGAGCAGCTGCTCGCCGCCGCCTTCGCCTCCTGCCTGCACCACGCGGCGGTCGAGGCGGCCGGGGAGATCACCGACGAGGCGCACACGGTGCAGGTGACCGCCGAGGCGAGGCTGGGGCGCGACGACGACGGCCGGTACCGGGCCGACGTGCACGCCAGCATCTCGTCGGTGGGGTTGAGCCGGGACCAGCTGGCCGAGCTGGTCGCGTACGCCGACCGACTCTGGCCCTTTTCCAGCGACGACAACAGCCGGCACCGGCTGACGGTGAGCGCGGCCGAGAACGGCAGGCACTGA
- a CDS encoding PP2C family protein-serine/threonine phosphatase, protein MTAADVRGFDPGDGRISMSSAGRAAARAVGAVGGLPPLAPDRGDPEPAWSEVVEHFREGLVVCDAAGVVRHVSPVAKRLLPEVAPGRHLAAAGLAVLTEVGAERDGFGHHGRRLRIRRVPLSGSRSCLYVEDVTDSVSRADALLAERARSTFLAVVGEKLGNPLHPDRAAAAVVRLSVPTLAEVAVLVLAPRSGRARWWRATRVDDESPTVDSGVLPAAALPSAITEGLSGVEPQAVDWLVEQAAEAGWLPGLSVREVTAWAVPLPGRDAPAGVLLVARLLRGYDDADVALVRAFAARAGAALTTALLYRNQTEVADTLQASLVPVEPTVADGVQWGTAYRPAQASLRIGGDFYGAHRLADGGSVFFLGDVSGKGVEAAVFTGQLRQCLQALYRVESRPGRLLKLLNDALLETTQAHGQGRFATMVLGVVRPQRDGGLSLTMAGGGHLPPLVLRNSGEVETVPLSGMLIGVVPDPRIGEVTVRLAPGETCLLYSDGVTEARGGRRGDEQFGQGRLVHAVTGCHRMPAPALAERIEQVTGDWLAHGDHDDIAVLALRATGPAGRPQRHLHSVPVMTDPAGTDPAGEGTSPS, encoded by the coding sequence GTGACTGCTGCCGACGTCAGGGGCTTCGACCCGGGCGACGGGCGGATCTCCATGTCGAGCGCCGGACGGGCTGCGGCCCGGGCCGTCGGCGCCGTCGGCGGGCTCCCGCCATTGGCCCCGGACCGGGGTGACCCCGAGCCTGCCTGGTCGGAGGTGGTCGAGCACTTCCGCGAGGGCCTGGTCGTCTGCGACGCCGCCGGCGTGGTACGACACGTCAGTCCGGTCGCCAAGCGGCTGCTGCCCGAGGTGGCACCCGGCCGTCACCTGGCCGCTGCCGGGCTCGCCGTGCTGACCGAGGTCGGCGCCGAGCGGGACGGATTCGGTCATCACGGTAGGCGGCTGCGGATCCGCCGGGTGCCGCTGTCCGGGTCCCGTAGCTGCCTCTATGTCGAGGACGTCACCGACAGCGTCTCGCGCGCGGACGCGTTGCTCGCCGAGCGGGCCCGGTCCACGTTCCTCGCCGTGGTCGGCGAGAAGCTCGGCAACCCGCTGCACCCCGACCGGGCCGCCGCCGCGGTGGTGCGGCTCAGCGTACCCACCCTGGCGGAGGTGGCGGTGCTGGTGCTGGCCCCCCGCTCCGGGCGGGCCCGCTGGTGGCGGGCGACCCGGGTCGACGACGAGTCCCCCACTGTGGACAGCGGCGTGCTGCCCGCCGCAGCGCTGCCCTCGGCGATCACCGAGGGTCTGTCCGGGGTGGAACCACAAGCGGTGGACTGGCTCGTCGAGCAGGCTGCCGAGGCCGGCTGGCTGCCGGGGCTGTCGGTCCGGGAGGTGACCGCCTGGGCGGTTCCGCTGCCCGGTCGGGACGCCCCGGCCGGGGTGCTGCTGGTGGCTCGCCTCCTCCGCGGGTACGACGACGCCGACGTGGCACTCGTCCGGGCCTTCGCTGCCCGGGCCGGGGCAGCGCTCACCACCGCGCTCCTCTACCGCAACCAGACCGAGGTGGCCGACACCCTCCAGGCCAGTCTGGTGCCGGTGGAGCCGACCGTGGCGGACGGCGTGCAGTGGGGGACTGCGTACCGACCGGCCCAGGCGAGCCTGCGGATCGGCGGCGACTTCTACGGCGCGCACCGGTTGGCCGACGGCGGGTCGGTGTTCTTCCTCGGCGACGTCTCCGGCAAGGGGGTGGAGGCCGCCGTCTTCACCGGGCAGTTGCGCCAGTGCCTGCAGGCGCTGTACCGCGTCGAGTCCCGTCCCGGCCGGTTGTTGAAGCTGCTCAACGATGCCCTGCTGGAGACCACCCAGGCCCATGGCCAGGGCCGTTTCGCGACAATGGTGCTCGGGGTGGTACGCCCGCAGCGCGACGGGGGCCTTTCGTTGACCATGGCCGGCGGCGGTCACCTACCGCCGCTGGTGCTGCGCAACTCCGGCGAGGTCGAAACGGTGCCGCTGAGCGGAATGCTGATCGGCGTGGTCCCCGATCCCCGGATCGGCGAGGTCACCGTCCGGCTGGCGCCGGGGGAGACCTGCCTGCTCTACAGCGACGGGGTGACCGAGGCGCGGGGCGGTCGCCGTGGTGACGAGCAGTTCGGGCAGGGCCGGCTGGTGCACGCGGTGACCGGCTGTCACCGGATGCCCGCCCCGGCGCTCGCCGAGCGGATCGAACAGGTCACCGGCGACTGGCTGGCGCACGGCGACCACGACGACATCGCCGTGCTCGCGTTGCGGGCGACCGGCCCGGCCGGCCGCCCCCAGCGACACCTGCACTCGGTGCCTGTCATGACGGACCCGGCCGGGACGGACCCGGCCGGGGAGGGGACGTCCCCCTCGTGA
- a CDS encoding HAMP domain-containing sensor histidine kinase: MSWSPRRRVAGWSLRRRLVLAVVGLLALVSVGIGGLTTIALRHFLIYQVDTQLAGDNRRYDSRLLGDRSPDQQRPLDQSSGRQTPPDPPPTFPVDSIGMRFTPQGTLSARIRTSSGATAALAAAEVTPLTRLPTDHVPHTVELGERGDYRAVARQLPDGVVVVFAIPLHVVQETVWWMVVAQAGVAAAGLLVAGSLGALIVRATLRPLHRVAATAGRVAELPLDRGEVALSVRVPAADTDPRTEVGQVGAALNRMLGHVAAALAARQASETRVRQFVADASHELRTPLAAIRGYAEVARRGRDRVPPDVAHALRRVESASTRMTSLVDDLLLLARLDSGRPLATGPVDLTALVVDAVSDAHVAGPEHRWQLDLPDEALEVPGDSVRLHQVVANLLANARVHTPPGTTVTTRIAPVPGAVEISVTDDGPGVPPELRDEVFERFARGDSSRSREHGSTGLGLAIVAAVVEAHHGTVALESRPGRTVFTVRLPDAAAPTPPDSTAHA, encoded by the coding sequence GTGAGTTGGTCGCCGCGCCGCCGGGTGGCCGGTTGGTCGCTGCGCCGCCGGCTGGTGCTCGCGGTGGTCGGGCTCCTCGCGCTGGTCAGCGTGGGCATCGGCGGGCTGACCACGATCGCGCTGCGGCACTTCCTGATCTACCAGGTCGACACCCAGCTCGCCGGGGACAACCGCCGCTACGACAGTCGGCTGCTCGGGGACCGGAGCCCGGACCAGCAACGCCCCCTCGACCAGAGCAGCGGCCGGCAGACCCCGCCCGACCCGCCGCCGACGTTCCCGGTGGACTCGATCGGGATGCGGTTCACCCCGCAGGGAACGCTGTCGGCCCGGATCCGGACCAGCTCCGGGGCGACCGCCGCCCTCGCCGCCGCCGAGGTGACCCCGCTGACCAGGCTGCCCACCGATCACGTGCCGCACACCGTCGAGCTGGGCGAGCGCGGGGACTACCGGGCGGTGGCCCGCCAGCTCCCCGACGGCGTCGTCGTGGTCTTCGCCATTCCCCTGCACGTGGTGCAGGAGACGGTGTGGTGGATGGTAGTCGCCCAGGCGGGGGTCGCCGCCGCCGGGCTGCTCGTCGCCGGCAGCCTGGGCGCGTTGATCGTCCGGGCCACGCTGCGCCCGTTGCACCGGGTGGCAGCCACCGCCGGGCGGGTCGCCGAACTGCCGCTGGACCGGGGCGAGGTGGCCCTGTCGGTACGGGTGCCCGCCGCCGACACCGACCCGCGTACCGAGGTGGGGCAGGTGGGCGCGGCGCTGAACCGGATGCTGGGCCACGTCGCCGCCGCGCTCGCCGCCCGGCAGGCCAGCGAGACCCGGGTACGCCAGTTCGTCGCCGACGCCTCACACGAGCTGCGGACCCCGCTGGCCGCGATCCGGGGCTACGCGGAGGTGGCCCGCCGGGGCCGGGACCGGGTGCCGCCGGACGTGGCCCACGCGCTGCGTCGGGTCGAGTCCGCCAGCACCCGGATGACCAGCCTCGTCGACGACCTGCTGCTGCTGGCCCGGCTGGACTCCGGCCGGCCGCTGGCCACCGGACCGGTCGACCTGACCGCGCTGGTGGTGGACGCGGTCAGCGACGCCCACGTCGCCGGTCCCGAACACCGCTGGCAGCTCGACCTGCCCGACGAGGCGCTGGAGGTGCCCGGCGACAGCGTCCGGCTGCACCAGGTGGTGGCGAACCTGCTCGCCAACGCGCGGGTGCACACCCCACCCGGCACCACCGTCACCACCCGGATCGCCCCGGTGCCCGGCGCGGTGGAGATCAGCGTCACCGACGACGGCCCGGGAGTGCCGCCGGAGCTGCGCGACGAAGTGTTCGAACGGTTCGCCCGGGGTGACAGTTCGCGCTCCCGGGAACACGGCAGCACCGGCCTCGGGTTGGCCATCGTGGCCGCCGTGGTGGAAGCCCACCACGGCACCGTCGCACTGGAGAGCCGACCGGGCCGCACCGTCTTCACGGTACGGCTGCCGGATGCCGCTGCCCCCACACCGCCGGATTCCACAGCCCACGCATAG
- a CDS encoding response regulator transcription factor, which translates to MVTEGQTAPNRIELRRPDGEPVRVLVVDDEPTLTDLLSMALRYEGWQVRSAGNGMAALSAARQFQPDAVVLDVMLPDLDGFQVLRRLREHTPTVPVLFLTARDAVEERIAGLTVGGDDYVTKPFSLEEVIARLRALLRRTGFAVTAREEAVLTVGDLTLDEDSHEVRRGDELITLTATEFELLRYLMRNPRRVLSKAQILDRVWNYDFGGQANVVELYISYLRKKIDVGRAPMIHTLRGAGYVLKPAP; encoded by the coding sequence ATGGTGACCGAGGGGCAGACCGCACCGAACCGGATCGAGCTGCGCCGCCCCGACGGCGAGCCCGTCCGGGTGCTGGTGGTCGACGACGAACCCACCCTGACCGACCTGCTGTCGATGGCGCTGCGCTACGAGGGCTGGCAGGTGCGCAGCGCCGGTAACGGCATGGCGGCGTTGAGCGCCGCCCGGCAGTTCCAACCCGACGCGGTGGTGCTCGACGTGATGCTCCCCGACCTGGACGGCTTCCAGGTGCTGCGCCGGCTGCGCGAGCACACCCCGACCGTGCCGGTGCTCTTCCTGACCGCCCGGGACGCGGTCGAGGAACGGATCGCCGGGCTGACCGTCGGCGGCGACGACTACGTCACCAAGCCGTTCAGCCTGGAGGAGGTGATCGCCCGGCTGCGCGCCCTGCTGCGTCGCACCGGCTTCGCGGTGACCGCCCGGGAGGAGGCCGTGCTCACCGTCGGTGACCTCACCCTCGACGAGGACAGCCACGAGGTACGCCGGGGCGACGAGCTGATCACCCTGACCGCCACCGAGTTCGAGCTGCTGCGTTACCTGATGCGCAACCCGCGCCGGGTGCTCAGCAAGGCGCAGATCCTCGACCGGGTCTGGAACTACGACTTCGGCGGGCAGGCCAACGTGGTCGAGCTGTACATCTCGTACCTGCGGAAGAAGATCGACGTGGGGCGGGCGCCGATGATCCACACCCTGCGCGGCGCCGGTTATGTCCTCAAGCCCGCGCCGTGA
- a CDS encoding cobalamin B12-binding domain-containing protein: protein MTAPADPSHAVTTTSRALDDFLVTLAEADEYGAIEVATGLLDAGVPAERVLLELVAPAQSEVGERWARNEWSVAQEHAATHISERVVAAVAAYADPRPTRGRIVVACMDGEWHALPPRLVAEVLRLRGWQVTFLGASVPAAHLVSYLHRHDAYAVALACALPMRLPYAHRMVEACRRSDVPVVVGGRGFGVDGRWARRLGVAWAPDAPSAADLVADERALRRVVPADLAHLADDEYASLVKRRGELIDSAVADLRARVPAVAGYTSAQWDATISDLGHAVDFLAAAVYVDDPVLFTDFVAWWVAILSSRGVPAGAVASTLGHYRRALRDFPRAGRFVALGVTASVASGGVRR, encoded by the coding sequence GTGACCGCCCCGGCCGACCCGTCGCACGCCGTGACCACCACGTCCCGCGCCCTGGACGACTTTCTCGTCACCCTCGCGGAGGCCGACGAGTACGGCGCGATCGAGGTGGCGACCGGGTTGCTCGACGCCGGTGTCCCGGCGGAGCGGGTGCTGCTCGAGCTGGTGGCCCCGGCGCAGAGCGAGGTGGGGGAGCGGTGGGCCCGCAACGAGTGGAGCGTGGCGCAGGAGCACGCCGCGACCCACATCAGCGAACGGGTGGTGGCGGCGGTCGCCGCGTACGCCGATCCGCGTCCCACCCGGGGGCGGATCGTGGTGGCCTGCATGGACGGTGAGTGGCACGCCCTGCCACCCCGGTTGGTCGCCGAGGTGCTGCGGTTGCGCGGCTGGCAGGTGACCTTCCTGGGCGCCAGTGTCCCGGCCGCCCATCTGGTGTCGTACCTGCACCGGCACGACGCGTACGCGGTGGCGTTGGCCTGTGCCCTGCCGATGCGGCTGCCGTACGCGCACCGGATGGTCGAGGCGTGCCGGCGTTCTGACGTGCCGGTGGTGGTCGGCGGGCGCGGGTTCGGTGTGGACGGCCGGTGGGCCCGGCGGCTCGGTGTCGCCTGGGCACCGGACGCGCCGAGCGCGGCGGACCTGGTCGCCGACGAGCGGGCGTTGCGCCGGGTCGTCCCGGCGGACCTGGCCCACCTGGCCGACGACGAGTACGCCAGCCTGGTGAAGCGGCGCGGCGAGCTGATCGACTCGGCGGTGGCGGACCTGCGTGCCCGGGTGCCGGCGGTCGCGGGGTACACCTCGGCGCAGTGGGATGCCACGATCAGCGACCTCGGGCACGCGGTGGACTTCCTGGCTGCCGCCGTCTATGTCGACGACCCGGTGTTGTTCACCGATTTCGTGGCCTGGTGGGTGGCGATCCTGAGCAGTCGGGGCGTGCCGGCAGGGGCGGTCGCGTCCACCCTCGGCCACTACCGCCGTGCCCTGCGTGACTTCCCCCGGGCGGGACGGTTCGTGGCGCTGGGCGTGACGGCGAGCGTCGCCTCCGGTGGCGTCCGGCGCTGA
- a CDS encoding STAS domain-containing protein: MRPPLLSIEVTRIEAGRALLRVTGDLDFDTASELVDAATRARADGYHELTIDVDGVGLCDSSGLSAFVVLSQGGTGSVRLTGVGTRLQQLLDRTGLAELLAVEQQAARVVDDAREVG; the protein is encoded by the coding sequence ATGCGTCCGCCGCTGTTGTCCATCGAGGTGACCCGGATCGAGGCCGGCCGTGCCCTGCTGCGGGTGACCGGTGACCTCGACTTCGACACCGCGTCGGAGCTGGTCGACGCGGCGACCCGAGCCCGTGCGGACGGCTACCACGAGTTGACGATCGACGTCGACGGGGTCGGCCTGTGCGACTCGTCTGGTCTGAGCGCCTTCGTGGTGCTCAGCCAGGGCGGCACCGGGTCGGTCCGGTTGACCGGGGTCGGCACCCGGCTCCAACAGCTGCTCGACCGTACCGGCCTGGCCGAGTTGCTGGCCGTGGAGCAACAGGCGGCGCGCGTC
- a CDS encoding STAS domain-containing protein, with protein sequence MSVDRADPRSPVVSVGGELTFTTSGPVRAEVDRLLTERPTVIVFDFSGLLFLDSTGLSVIVHAWREGQRGGTLIRLRATPRFLTTILDMTGVTGLLARPLPAQSAVPAPQRSAASG encoded by the coding sequence ATGTCGGTGGACCGCGCCGATCCCCGGTCGCCGGTCGTCTCGGTCGGCGGTGAGCTGACCTTCACCACCTCCGGTCCGGTGCGTGCCGAGGTCGACCGGCTGTTGACGGAACGACCGACGGTGATCGTCTTCGACTTCTCCGGGCTGCTCTTCCTCGACAGCACCGGCCTGTCGGTCATCGTCCACGCCTGGCGCGAGGGCCAACGGGGCGGGACGCTGATCCGGCTGCGGGCCACGCCCCGGTTCCTGACGACCATCCTCGACATGACGGGGGTCACGGGTCTGCTGGCGCGTCCGTTGCCGGCGCAGTCCGCCGTCCCCGCCCCGCAGCGATCCGCCGCCTCCGGTTGA
- a CDS encoding serine/threonine-protein kinase, whose amino-acid sequence MRTLAGRYQLEQRIGLGGMSEVWRAHDVVLDRPVAVKLMSPAHRGEETSVERIRTEARSAACLVHPNVASVHDFGTSTTLPGREMPYIVMELVEGETLAAHLRAGPLDWRIAVRVCAEVAAALAAAHAHGIVHRDVKPANVMLTPSGAKVLDFGIATPAGAPDRSPDGVVVGTPAYLAPEQFDRQPATPAADMYAVGVLLYYCLTGRLPYAAGITATQLVGARRKITAEPLPPIAGLPGEVVDLCRRCLDDDPHQRPSSLMAALELAEVVDARVYVPMLASVPRPRTAPVSPWTERSAAEATEAVALHDWTRTASR is encoded by the coding sequence ATGAGGACGCTCGCCGGGCGGTACCAGCTCGAACAGCGTATCGGCCTGGGTGGCATGTCCGAGGTCTGGCGTGCCCACGACGTCGTGCTGGACCGGCCGGTCGCGGTGAAGCTGATGTCGCCCGCACACCGGGGCGAGGAGACCTCGGTCGAGCGGATCAGGACCGAGGCCCGGTCCGCCGCCTGCCTGGTGCATCCCAACGTCGCCAGCGTCCACGACTTCGGTACCTCGACCACGCTGCCGGGTCGGGAGATGCCGTACATCGTGATGGAGCTGGTGGAGGGGGAGACCCTCGCCGCGCACCTGCGGGCCGGGCCGCTGGACTGGCGGATCGCCGTCCGGGTCTGCGCCGAGGTGGCCGCCGCGCTCGCCGCGGCACACGCGCACGGCATCGTCCACCGGGACGTCAAACCGGCCAACGTGATGCTCACCCCGTCGGGGGCGAAGGTGCTCGACTTCGGCATCGCCACCCCGGCCGGCGCACCCGACCGCAGCCCGGACGGCGTGGTGGTGGGCACTCCGGCCTACCTGGCCCCGGAACAGTTCGACAGGCAGCCGGCCACCCCCGCCGCCGACATGTACGCCGTGGGGGTGCTGCTCTACTACTGCCTCACCGGACGGTTGCCGTACGCGGCGGGGATCACCGCCACCCAATTGGTCGGGGCCCGTCGGAAGATCACGGCGGAGCCGTTGCCGCCGATCGCGGGACTGCCGGGCGAGGTGGTCGACCTGTGCCGGCGCTGCCTCGACGACGACCCGCACCAGCGACCCAGCAGCCTCATGGCGGCGCTGGAGCTGGCGGAGGTGGTCGACGCCCGGGTCTACGTGCCGATGCTGGCCTCGGTGCCCCGGCCCCGGACGGCACCGGTGTCGCCGTGGACCGAGCGGTCCGCCGCCGAGGCGACCGAGGCGGTGGCGCTGCACGACTGGACCCGCACCGCGTCGCGCTGA
- a CDS encoding response regulator, translated as MDRGATNPVRILVVDDDPGDVLMIEEALADSEIAKVIDVVGDGQEAMEFLRREGRHVDARRPDVILLDLNMPRMDGRQVLGEVKRDDDLRTIPIVVLTTSNADTDIVGSYSLQANAYVTKPIDLDDFNDVVRRIDEFFGRVVVLPKRS; from the coding sequence ATGGACCGAGGCGCTACGAACCCCGTCCGCATCCTGGTGGTCGACGACGACCCGGGTGACGTGCTGATGATCGAGGAAGCCCTGGCGGACTCCGAGATCGCCAAGGTCATCGACGTGGTCGGTGACGGTCAGGAGGCGATGGAGTTCCTGCGGCGGGAGGGCCGGCACGTCGACGCCCGCCGCCCCGACGTGATCCTGCTCGACCTGAACATGCCACGGATGGACGGGCGTCAGGTGCTCGGCGAGGTCAAGCGGGACGACGACCTGCGTACCATCCCGATCGTCGTGCTGACCACCTCGAACGCGGACACCGACATCGTGGGCAGCTACAGCCTCCAGGCCAACGCCTACGTGACCAAACCGATCGACCTGGACGACTTCAACGACGTGGTACGCCGGATCGACGAGTTCTTCGGTCGGGTCGTGGTGCTGCCGAAGCGTTCCTGA
- a CDS encoding ATPase: protein MRFSVVESGYDRRQVDFCLDELTVRLTRLAARAEVFVGAGRDADQIRQEATLLLALVDRRQGGGDRAAARPAGPAAGQTAAEFLARARGELNAAREEARQLRERVYAEAVQARREFEASLRERRHRAAQVDQLLTGLSVETVPADTPTAAAGGVPATRVATGTDEVTVDRPEPGTRVA, encoded by the coding sequence ATGAGGTTCTCCGTCGTTGAGTCCGGCTACGACCGGCGGCAGGTCGATTTCTGCCTGGACGAGCTCACAGTCCGGTTGACCCGGCTCGCCGCGCGGGCGGAGGTGTTCGTTGGCGCGGGGCGGGACGCCGACCAGATCCGCCAGGAGGCCACCCTGCTCCTGGCGCTGGTCGACCGTCGGCAGGGCGGCGGCGACCGGGCGGCGGCCCGGCCGGCGGGTCCGGCGGCCGGACAGACGGCGGCCGAGTTCCTGGCCCGCGCGCGCGGCGAGTTGAACGCCGCCCGGGAGGAGGCCCGACAGCTGCGGGAGCGGGTGTACGCCGAGGCGGTACAGGCCCGCCGGGAGTTCGAGGCGTCGCTGCGCGAACGGCGGCACCGGGCGGCCCAGGTGGACCAGCTGCTGACCGGGCTGAGCGTCGAGACGGTGCCCGCCGACACCCCGACCGCCGCCGCCGGTGGCGTGCCGGCGACCCGGGTGGCCACCGGCACCGACGAGGTGACCGTCGACCGACCGGAGCCGGGCACCCGGGTGGCCTGA